One Papaver somniferum cultivar HN1 unplaced genomic scaffold, ASM357369v1 unplaced-scaffold_76, whole genome shotgun sequence genomic window carries:
- the LOC113344327 gene encoding glutathione S-transferase F13-like, giving the protein MALKLYGFPMSSPTACVMTCLAEKEVEYELVNVDLSKGEHKFPAYLAKNPFGQIPVLEDGSVTLFESRAITRYIAHKYESGTDLSRNENMEASAMVGVWLEVESKQFNPVIHTIIFEQLIKPVFYHQTPDQSIIDENLAKLVPVLDVYDTRLSYSKYLACDSFTLADLHHLPYIYYFMKTPWADMIKSRANVRAWWEDISVRPSFVKVAQLIESQV; this is encoded by the exons ATGGCTTTGAAGCTATATGGGTTTCCAATGTCATCCCCAACAGCGTGTGTGATGACATGCCTGGCAGAAAAAGAAGTAGAGTATGAGCTTGTCAATGTTGACCTTTCCAAAGGAGAACACAAATTCCCAGCTTATCTCGCCAAAAAT CCATTTGGTCAGATACCAGTTTTGGAAGATGGATCTGTCACACTTTTTG AATCTCGTGCAATTACCCGGTACATAGCCCATAAGTACGAATCGGGTACAGATCTATCCAGAAATGAAAACATGGAAGCCTCAGCAATGGTTGGGGTATGGTTAGAAGTGGAATCCAAACAGTTCAACCCTGTTATCCACACTATCATCTTCGAACAATTAATAAAGCCAGTATTTTATCACCAAACTCCTGATCAATCAATAATTGACGAGAATCTCGCGAAACTGGTACCAGTGCTTGATGTTTATGACACTAGGTTGAGCTATTCGAAGTACTTGGCATGTGATTCTTTTACTCTTGCTGATCTCCATCACCTTCCCTATATTTACTATTTCATGAAAACTCCGTGGGCTGATATGATCAAATCTAGGGCTAATGTTAGGGCATGGTGGGAGGACATTTCAGTTAGACCATCTTTTGTTAAGGTTGCTCAGCTGATTGAGAGTCAAGTATGA